One Candidatus Nitrotoga arctica genomic window, TCAGTCCATCTATTTTTACCGTTGGCTGGCCGACGCCTACCGGCACGCTCTGTCCTTCCTTGCCACAAACGCCGACACCAGGATCGAGCGCCATGTCGTTACCTATCATTGAGATGCGGGTCAATGCCTCAGGACCATTGCCGATCAGAGTTGCACCCTTCACCGGGTAGGTGATTTTACCGTCTTCAATCATGTATGCTTCAGCGGTGGAAAACACAAACTTGCCGCTGGTAATATCCACCTGTCCCCCGCCAAAGTTCGCGGCATACAGTCCATGCTTGACTGAAGCAATAATATCCTGTGGATCTTTATCGCCATTCAGCATATAGGTATTGGTCATGCGCGGCATCGGCAGATGCGCAAAAGATTCGCGCCGAGCATTACCGGTAATTGGCACACCCATCAGGCGTGCATTCAAAGTATCCTGCAAATAACCCATGAGGATGCCGTCCTCGATCAAAACCGTGCGTTGCGTAGGATTGCCTTCATCATCCATTTGCAGGGAGCCGCGTCTGTTCGCAATCGTGCCATCGTCCACTACCGTAACACCCTCGGCCGCTACCCGTTCACCAATACGGCCGGAAAAAGTGGAGCTGCCTTTACGGTTGAAATCACCTTCCAGGCCGTGCCCCACGGCCTCATGCAGCAGAATACCAGGCCAGCCGGAACCGAGCACCACAGTCATATTACCCGCTGGTGCGGGCTTGGCATCCAGATTAATAACTGCCTGATGTACCGCCTTGGCGGCGTAATCGTATAATACTTCGTCCGTAAAAAAGGCATAGTCGAAACGCCCGCCCCCACCAGATGAACCCTGCTCACGCTTGCCGTTACTTTCCACAATAACTTGCACCGACAGGCGCACCAGTGGGCGGATGTCAGCATTCATCAAGCCATCGCTACGCGCCACCAACACCACCTCATACTCGCCTGCCAGGCCCGCTATCACCTGAGTAACACGCGGATCCAGGGCACGCGCATAACGCTCCAGGCGTTCCAGCATCGCGACCTTGTCTGCATCTTTCAAACTGGCGATAGGGTCGTGTGGTAGATAGAAATGTTTGTTGCTGTTCGCGCGTAACAGTGGCACAGTTTGCGTCCCGCCCTGCCGTGCAATCGCGCGTGTAGCCAGTGCTGCACTTTCCAAAGCGGCCCAACTGATGTCATCGGAATAGGCAAAAGCGGTCTTTTCACCGCTCACCGCCCGCACACCTACACCCTGCTCGATACCAAAGCTGCCAGACTTGACTATACCTTCTTCAAGCGACCAGCTTTCGGCGCGACTGTATTGAAAATACAGGTCAGCGTAATCCACTTTATGCGCCAGCATTTTAGAAAACATTTGCTCCAGATGGCGAGTTTCAAGCGCATGCGGTGCAAGCAGTGACTGCTGTGCAAGAGCAAATACAGTATCGTTATTTTGCATTGTCAAACCCATAGAAATTTAAAAGATCGTTACAAAAAATCCAGCTCATTTATGAAGCGCGTATTTGAAGCGGAAAAAAATTACTCGGACTTCTATATATCAAGTCATATATATAAAGTCGCATAGGGTTCCACCATAAAAAGAATACTGTTCAAAGAGACAAGCTTTGCATCAAGTCTTTCCTCACTATGCACTCCAAGAGCCAGGCGCTTCACATGTTTACACCTAACATGAGGTAAGCGTACGGTGAGACAGCGCTGGCAAGCTGGCGCGCAAGCTAGCATGATAGGATGGATCTATTTCCGCGACCACGACTCCTGAGCCGCGTGGCAATCGATCCAGCACTCTCCCCCACGGATCGACGATCATACTATTACCGTGTGTTTCGCGGCCGTTGATATGATAACCGCCCTGCCCTGCGGCCACTACATAAGCCAGATTTTCGATGGCGCGCGCGCGCACCAATATCTCCCAATGCATTTTTCCAGTAGTCTCAGTGAAAGCGGAAGGCAACACAATAATATTTACATCGTGCATAGCGCGAAACAACTCAGGAAAACGCAAATCGTAACAAATTGCCAAACCAATGCGGCCGAACGGACTATCTACCACCACTACCTGTTCACCTGCCTCAATAGTACGACCCTCATGGTAACGCTCATTGCCGAGTTCGAGATTGAATAAATGGATTTTGTCATAGCGCGCAACCTGTTCCCCCTTATCGTCATACACCAGGCAGGCATTACGCATTTTATCCGGCGCATCAGCAACCAACGGGATGGAACCACCAACCAGCCAGATTTTATGCTCACGCGCAGTCTCGCTCAAAAAAGTCTGGATCGCGCCACTGCCCGGTTGCTCACGCACTGCCAATTTATCCGTATCATTCAGTCCCATAATGGGAAAGTATTCCGGCAATACAACCAAGCGCGCCCCCTGATCCACAGCTTTTTCGATCAGGCGGCGTGCCTCGCTCAGGTTGGCCGGTACATTGGGTCCCGAAGCCATCTGCACGGCAGCAACCTTGAAAGTCTTTGCTTGCGCGTGAGCAGCCACACGTCGTTGGGTAGCATTTTCTTCTTGCATACTTCCAATTCTTTCATAGTATTATTTCATGGTGACGCAACAGACTTGCTTACACCCACTTTTTCTACATTCGGGTCGGCCCAAGCACCCGTAATATTGTATTCAAATGACGCCAACTTATCGAGCGGTTCGCGCAATATCTTGTTGGCAATGAAGACCCCAATGCCTACTACCGGACCAGCAGCAAACGCGCTCAGTAGGGATGCTGTGTTCCCCACAGTAGGCAGAATGCGCACACGCAAGTTTTGCGTTTCTTGGTTTAGATCCACCTGCCCTCTCATTGTCACTTTGGCGGCCGAACCTTCAATTTTAAAATCATCGGTAAACAGCATCCCGTTCTTGACTTGCGCCACTCCGTTGATGCTATCAAATTTAAAACCAGCGCTAAACACATCCGTAAAATCCAGCGTAATCCGCTTGGGCAGCGCTTGCAGACTCAAAATGCTGAGCAGCTTACCAAGACCCGGATCGATTCGCAGGAACTGTCCTTTTCCGGTACTCAGCTTGAGCGTGCCATCCAGTGTGGCATAGCTGAATTCAGCAGGAGGGCCGGGCCAAGAAAACGTCCCTTCCAGTTCTCCGCTGCCGTCCTTCACGCTATTTGGGTAGCCGGAACGGCCCAGAATTTTCCCTGCATCACTGATTTCCAGCTTGAGGTTGACTTGAGTCTGCTCCCCGCCAGGGCCCATCTGCCATTTTCCATCCGCAGTCAACTCACCGTCTGGGTTAGTGATAATTAAGCGCTCCAACAGCCAGTCGCGCTCATGCTGTTGCGCCAATAACTCCAGCTTGCCCAGATTTTTTCCATTCAGTATGAGACTGCTCACGGCCACGTCGAGCGCAGGGTGTTTCATGCTAGCAACATTTTTTTTAATAGCAATAGATGGAATTGCCGTACTTTTCTTTTTGCCACTTTCGTCCCGATCCAATTCCAGAGACAAGTTTTTCAAACGAGCAACAAACTTACCGTTACCCTGCGGCTGCCAACTCACTTCGCCATTAACTGACTTAGCTGCCAGTTGCGCAGCAATCGTGCCATTAATATTGCGTGCAATGATACGAAGATCATCTGCCATATAACCATACCCATTGATCTTCTGGATCAGCAAATCGACACCTGCGATACCGACCGGTGTCAATCCGTCCGACGCACTAGCCAGCGCTCCCCAACCTTCCATCGATAACTGCGGCAGGGTGCCGACGAGCCACACACCATCCTTTTCCAACCACTTGCCCGCATTGCCAAAATTGACTGTGCCGCGCTTGATGACCCGCTCGCCTCCCTCATCCCAACGCAAAAATTTCGCACTGAGGAGTTTGCCATATTGCACCGATAACAAGTCCTGTTGCGGAGTCATGCTATTCATCTCGAAGCGCAGCGGAATAATCTCGCTGGCGCGCTTTGTAAATGGCGCGGGCAGGTCAGATGCCAGCCCGACCAAATTGGAAGTGAGCTGCATACTGATGTGTTTTTTTAAAACCGTAATTTCTGACTCCCAATCGCTACTACCATGCAGATAATCTAGCAACGAATGCGGCGCTGCCTCACGTAGAGCGTCTATATTTGCGCGCCCAGCTATCTTTGCATTTGCAGCGCCACCTTTGTTGCTCTGCACTATTAGGGTGGCAGGTCCTCCAAAAACTTGCATCGTGACGTTCTCCGTGCGTAGCGATGATTCACTGAACAGCAGATCGCCATTAACTTTATGTAAAATTGGCACACTCTTGCCCAAGCTCACTTCATTGTCGAGAAAATGATAATGGCCGGAAACTATTGCCGGCTTACTACCACGCAATGGAATGTCCACTTGTAGATTCAGATTGCCAATACCACTCGACGTCATGTTGTCAGTGAGGCCATCGATATACCCGCGCACCGGGCTTTGCTGAATAAAATTCAGACCATGCTTCGTTTCACCCACCGACTCGCCCCGCACTTGCAATAGCAGGCCAGGACTTTCTATATCCGGCAGAATGACACTAATATTTTTCACAGACCCGCCCGCAGTCATAGCGGTCGGAGCAGTCACCTCAAGCCGTTTACCCTGAATCACCAATTTTGCAACGGCATTTTCCACACGAGGCCATCCTTTGGCGTACTCCACTGTCACTCCAGTTGCACGCGCCCGGATTTGAAACAAGCCCTTACGGTTTCCATCAAACGGAAAATCATTCAAATTACCCTTTAGGCGCAGATTAAAATCATCTGCTTGCCCGTCGATCAACGCATTTCGTATCCAAGTGTGGGCTTCGTTATTCAAAGCAACCAATGGAATATAGCGAGCGGTATGCTGCACTGCGGCGCGCGTCAGGCGAACAGTCAAGTCAATCAGACCAGGACTTTGAGGTAGTGACTGATAGCTACCAAAAAGATTTCCGGCAAGATCTGCGTTAGCTATAGAAACCTTATTAAACTTGACTTCCATCCCGCGGTCGTGCTTTTGCCAACTCAACTGTGCAATGAGTGAATCAAATGCCAAAGGCTCCGGCATAATCAGTGGCGCATCCACCGACAAATTTCGTGTGTTAAGTGACAGCGTACCGTTGGCGTCGTTACCATCCACTTGGCCGCTCAATCGAGTAAATCCAGGAACATTCCCCGCGCGCCGTATGGATAGTCCGTCGAAACGCGCCTTAATCTCGTAATTCAATAACTTGTCAAAATCACCCCGCCATTTTGCCTGCACATCGGACATACGCCCCTGAGGCGCAAATTTAGCTAGCTGCTGCTTCAGGCTAGACGTCAACGGCAGGAAATGCATCAAGCTGGTGAAACGGTCAATATCCAGCGTATTGACGCGCACCGCACCACTAGCAGGTTGTTTGTCTGTAGCATCTGCAAAACGCATGTATAAATCAATGGGCTGCAACACCAGGTCATTACTCATCTGCAAGGATAATTTCCGCGTGGAAATCTCAAAGCCCCGAACCACGTCGTGCCATTCAACACGCCCGCGCAACTTGATCACATCGAGCAGCGGCAAATCATCGGCCAATTGTGTCTGTAGGTCAGCCAGCGCCAGATCAGCAGTAAACTGGTTGATTTTTCCGTTCTCGACTCCCAGCCAACCACGCAACGCGCCTCTACCCCGTTTGGGTGAAATAGGTAGCGGTAACCATGTATTCCAAGCGGCAACATCGACATAATCCAGCTGGGTATATAGCTCCCCGCGCCAAGCATTGAAGTTGTCAAAGCTGGCACCAAAAAAATCACCCCGGAGATCCAATTGCGCAGACAATCCCGCTGGAGGTTGCGCTCGCAACGAAAAACTGTGACGGCGCCCACTGTTTTCAATGAGCATGTTCACTTGATTTAATATTAATGGGGGCGCAGCACGCTGCTCGTCCTGCCAAGTGATGCGAGCACCACGAACTACAATGTGTTTTTGGTGCAGTAACCAATCCGCCAGCCCGTGATCCGCAGGTTGGCCGGGAATATTACTCGACATTTTCATGCCAGCGATATGCAACAAGCCTTGCGCGTCCCGTTTTATCACCAGATCTGGCTGGTTAATCTCCAGGCTATATAGGCGCACCTGACCGGTCAGAGCTGTTATCCACGACACCACATTGTCCACTTGCTGCAATGCGAGCAAAGTTTGCCCCTGTTTATCCAGAATAAGTACATCGGTAAACAAGAGATGCGGGCGAATGCCATGCCAGTCTGCCTCAATCTTGCCAATAGTCACTGGCTGACCGACCACGTGACTGACCATAGCGGTGATGTTGTCGTGATAGCGTTCGATATCCGGCAATATCCAGTAACGCAATATCAACAACAATCCCCCGCCGGCGAACAACAGCAACACTGCACCCAATAGTGCGAATCGTGTTAATTGATTGCAACAGCGCCCACAAAAGCGCAAGCAAACTCTCAACATAAGATGGGATGGCCAAGTGACCATGTAAACAAACAAGCCAAGGCACGCATAGCAGATTTATAATGAACCATAAAGATGCGAACAGTTTAACCCTAAGCCCCCTCAATGAATACCGTCATCGCGCCCATTTCTGCTAATTTTGACACTGTTTTACAGCGCGCCCTGCGTGGTAGTCGATATGCACAACGCCTGCTCGATAGCCAGGAAGAATTACTACCGTGGCTGCGCGCGCACTATGCTCAACCGTGCAATATGGATGAAATGGCGGCATGGCTAGCCACCATACCAGTAACGAATGAAGATTCACTGTCACGCGCGCTACGCTGCTTGCGCAAGCGAGTCATGCTCAAGCTACTGACGCGCGACCTGGGCGGACTGGCCAATCTGGAGGAGGTAATGACCTGCATGTCTGCACTGGCAGAGCTAAGCGTAGGGCGCGCGCAAAACTTTATTATGGAAACACTGGTGCAACAGTATGGCCAGCCGATAGGTGCACTAAGCAGCACGCCGCAACAATTGCTGGTAATTGGCATGGGCAAACTGGGCGGCATGGAACTCAATGTTTCCTCTGATATTGATCTTATTTTCGTCTACCCGGAAGATGGCAACAGCAATGGTTCTCGCAGTATAAGTAACCACGATTTTTTTACCCGCCTGGGGCGTCGCCTCATTAACCTGATTAGCGAATTAACCCAAGAAGGCTATGTATTCCGCGTGGACATGCGTTTACGGCCTTATGGTGACAGCGGACCATTGGTGATGAGTTTCGCAGCGGTGGAGGAATATCTGGTAGAACAAGGTCGAGAATGGGAACGTTACGCTTGGATTAAAGCTCGAGTCATCTCTCCGGCAGAATATCCCGCTACGCAAGAACTTATGCAACTCGTACAACCCTTCATATTCCGCAAATATCTCGACTTCGGCGCATTCGAATCCATGCGCAAGCTGCATGCACAAATTAGCCAGGAAGTGCAGCGACGCGACCGAATTGACAATATCAAACTGGGGCCAGGTGGCATCCGCGAAATTGAGTTTATAGCCCAAGTTTTTCAATTGATACGGGGTGGGCGCGATGCCAGCCTGCGTATCCGTCCCACTTTGCAAGTATTGCAACTTCTGCGCGAGAACGACCAACTTACCCCAGATACCGTAATAGGGTTGAGTGCAGCTTATGTGTTTTTGCGTAATCTGGAGCATCGCCTGCAATATCTGGATGACCAGCAAACTCATGGCTTACCTAAAAATATTACCGATCAAGCGTTGCTAGCCGAAGACATGGGCTATCCAGATTACGATGCCATGTTGAAACAATTAAATCACCACCGCTCGTTAGTAAGCGGTCAGTTCGCCCAAATTTTCAGCACGCAAAAAGATAACACGATAACAAGTACGCTTTGGCACGAAAATTTGAACGCGGAAGCGTTACAAAAAGACCTTGGCAAATTAGATTATGCAGACACAGCAACCCTAGCTGAACGGCTGTTGCATATCCGTGACAGTGGCCGCTACCGCCAACTGCCGGACACCAGCCGCCAACGCATGGACAAATTGATCCCGCAGTTCATCACGCTATGTGCTGTGCCGAGCAACCGTGACCAAACCTTGCTACGCATACTCAATCTGTTGGAAAGCATTAGTCGACGCGCCTCCTATCTGGCCTTTCTGGCCGAATATCCCAAGGTGTTGCCACGGTTGATCGGACTTGCCAGCGCCAGTGAGTGGGCGTGCGAATACTTAATCAAGCATCCCATTCTGCTGGATGAGTTGCTTGATGCGCGTGAAATCTACCATGCACCCGATTGGATTGCTCTAGATACTGAACTGTTGACACAACTGGATCAATGCAATACGGATACCGAACGCCAAATGGATGTGCTTCGTCAGTTTCAGCATGCCCAAACATTCCATTTATTGGCAATGGATTTGCAAGGGCTGTTGCCGTTGGAAACTCTAAGCGATCATCTCAGCAACTTGGCCGACCTGATTTTGCACCATGTGTTGCAACTGTGCTGGCGTGACGCGCGCAAGAAGCACCAACAGCAAGCGCAATTTGCCATTATTGCCTACGGCAAATTGGGTGGGCGCGAACTTGGCTATTCTGCCGATCTCGACCTGATTTTTTTGTACGACGACCCGCATCCCGACGCAGCAGAAATCTATGCCCGGCTGGCTCAGCGCATCAATACCTTATTAAGCAGCTATACCTCCGCGGGCCGTTTGTATGAGATCGATTTGCGCCTGCGCCCCAATGGCGCTAGCGGCTTGTTGGTCAGTTCCATTCCCGCATTCGCTGAATATCAGCAGCATCATGCTTGGGTGTGGGAACACCAGGCGCTGACACGCGCGCGCTTCTGTGCCGGAGATGCACAAGTGGGCAAACAATTTGAAATCATTCGCACCAACGTGTTGCGCAAACCGCGTGATCTGAATGTGCTGCGCCAGGAGATCGTGGCAATGCGGCAGAAAATGCTGGACACCCATCCAAATGACAGCAATTTGTTCGATATCAAACATGATCGCGGCGGCATGGTAGATATCGAGTTCATAGTGCAATTTTTAATACTGGCACATGCTCACACCGAGCCAAAATTGACTGCTAACAGCGGCAATTTGGCACTATTACTGCTCGCCGGTGAATTAGGATTAATAAAAGTAGAATTGGCGGAAGCGGTCAGCAACTGCTACCGCAACCTACGCGCACTACAACACAAGATGCGCCTGAATAACCAATCACCCTATCGAATTGACAGGAAAGCAATCGACACCACATCGGTGCTTACGCTATGGGAAGAACTCTTGGGGCCACATGGTCAAGAAAAACGATAACTATCATCTCAAATGAAAACAACAATCACATTATGAGCACACAAAGCATTCAGAGTCAGGACATTAAAATTTCCGAAGTATTTCAAGGGTTCTACTCCGTCCCCGACTATCAGCGAGAATATGTCTGGCAGTCTGAGCAGGTTGAGCAGTTGCTGACCGATATCTATGGTGAGCTCAATGGAGCTGATCCAGAAAAGGCACCGGAATACTTCATCGGCAGTATCGTCGTGTGCCCAAGCAAGAATGGCGTTTTTGATCTCATTGACGGGCAGCAGCGGATGACAACACTCTTCCTGATCTTGTGTGCGATTCGGGATCGATTCGAAGTTCTCGGCTACAAGGCACCTGGAGCCCTTGCTCCCCAAATCGCGACGACATCTTCTGATGCTCACGGACGCGATGTGTTCCGGTATCGGCTGGATTTGCAGTATGAAGACAGTGGCGATGTGCTTGTTGGAATCGCTGATAAGAAAGAAGATCCTGCGAATGGCCAAAAGACCCGTTCTATTGAGAACATTCTGAATGCCTATTCGTCAGTCATGACGTTCCTCACCCAGCAGTATGGTGACAATCCGGACGCCCTTCGGGTTTTCTACGGTTATTTCATCAACAAGGTGAAGCTCATCCGCATACAAACGGAAGACGTCGCCAAGGCACTCAAGATTTTTGAGACGATCAATGACCGTGGTATTGGACTCGATTCCATGGACCTGTTGAAGAATCTACTGTTCATGAAGTCGGACCAGGATGAGTTTGAGGCACTAAAGAAGGTTTGGAAGGAACTTCAAGACACCATCTTCGATGCTGGGGAGAAGCCTCTTCGGTTCCTTCGTTATTTCATCTTTAGCAGCTATAGCGTGGAAGCGTTGAGGGAGGACGAGATTTACGGATGGTTCTCGAAAAATCAGAAGGTGTGCGGCTACGCGGACGACTCGCTGAAATTCGCGAAAGAGCTGCTCGATGCCGCAAAAGCCTACGGGCTATTCCTCAAGGGATGCGACCCATCTGGGAAGCAACGTCCCGAATTGCAGAGCTTGCAATTCCTTGGGGGCAGCGCAGCAAGGCAACATTTGATCCTGTTGCTCGCAGGAAGACATCTCCCAGATGTGCTGTTCAGCCAGTTGGTTCGCGAGGTCGAAAACTTGTTTTTCATCTACGTGGCGAGCCGCGAGAACACTCGTGATTTCGAGCGAAACTTTGCCAGATGGGCACCTGAACTGAAGAAGGCAAAAACAGAGGAAACTTTACAGCTGTTCCTGCGACAACGCATTGAACCGTCAAAGGCTGCCCTATCCGGGAGATTCGACGACGCATTCAAGCGAATGACTTCCGAAGAACTTCAGGTTTATCGCTTGCGCTACATTCTCGCAAAGCTTAACCAATATGTAGAGGTCAGCGCATACGGCGAAACAGAAGGCACGAAGTGGTTGAAGAACTATGTAGCAAACGAGTTTCAGATCGAGCACATCCAGCCACAAAAACCATGTCAGGAAGCACTCGATGAATTTGGAAATGTCTCAGACCCAGCAATCATCAATCGCTTGGGTAACCTTGTCTTGGTCGAGAAGCCGATCAACGCGTCGTTGGGAAATAAGCCGTATTCGAAGAAGCGGTTAGTCTATCCGCAGTCCAAGCTGTTGTTGGTTCACTCCATTTCTGAGCGACCCAAGATTGGGACGAATACGAGCATCGACCGCGCTGTTCGAGAACTCGAACCGTTTGCCGACTGGAATGAAGAAGCGGTGATTTCCCGACAAGCAAAGCTGGGTAGCATGGCTCGCGAAATCTGGAACGTCCCGAATACTGAGAAGAAGTAACCTCCGTCATGTCTATCAATGAATCCATCGTATGGAGCGGATGAACACCCGCGTTACCAACGTTGCGATGCAGTGGGAGGCACATCTTCTCACTGTGAATCCGGCCAAACGGCGCTCCGATTTATTGATGCGGCATATTAATGACTTGCATGCAGCCATGAAAACGGTGAAGAGTATATTCGTGCCAGTCGCCAATCCAAAACTGAGCGCAGCATCTGGCAGCGGCGGTATTGGGAACATCAAATCCGGGATGATAGCAACCAACGTATTGACAATAGATACACAGATGGCTATGCTTCGTGTATCTATTGTGTATGCACCGAAAGGAGAATTCCATGCGCGACGCCGCCATCAACCTACGGGCTTTGCCCGAGCAACGAGATTTAATTGATCACGCTGCAACTCTGCTAGGCAAGAACCGTTCGGATTTCATGCTCGAGGCTGCCTGCTCAGCCGCGCAGGCGGTAATACTTGACCAGGTTTTTTTCAGCCTGAATACCGACAAGTTCCAGCAGTTCACGGCAATGCTCGACGCCCCGCCCAGCCCAAATCCAGGGCTTGAGCGCCTCATGGCCGTGACAGCTCCTTGGGCCACCGTCAAAGCATGAGTTTGCAACTCAACGCACCTCAGCCACTCGCCACCACCCACATTTTGGATCGATTTGAGTGCGGCGAGGGCGTTCTCGACGAGTGGCTCAAGCGCCGCGCAATGGTCAACCAAATGAGCGGAGCTAGCCGCACGTTTGTAGTGGCGGATCAGGATAGTCATGTTTACGGCTACTATGCCATGGCTGCGGGCGCTGTCTCGCATCAGATGGCAACCAGTTCTGTGCGTCGAAACATGCCCGATCCCGTTCCCGTAATGGTTCTGGCTCGGCTCGCGGTTGACCACCATGCCCAAGGCATTAAGCTTGGCGCATCCCTACTGCAAGACGCCGTCAACCGGGCTGTGGTGGTTTCTCAGAACGCCGGTGTCCGAGCTCTGCTGGTGCATGCACTTCACGACCGCGCCAAGGAGTTCTACGAGCACTACGGTTTTCAGTCGTCGCCGTTGCATCCGATGACGCTGATGCTGAGATTGAATATCGGCAAGGCATGAACAAATGAAATTCAGCGCTCCTCACTTGGGCAGCATGATTGCCGAAGCGGATGCGGCGGCTTGGGCAACTGACTGATGCGATCCATGCGCTGCTGTAGCTTCGTTGCTGATCCACGCTTCTCTGTTGCCGCCGTCACCGACAACGCCAAAGACAACTCACCACCTACCAGCTCCCATTTGATCTTTGCCCGCTCCATTTTTCCCCCCCTTATTTCAAGTGTTGATAACTGGCCATTTACTGCACATTACAAATCCGCGTGTCGCTTCGCGCCAGCTATTATCCATATTGCGCTGGAGCTCGATCACCTGCACAGATTCGTCGGAAACCGCGAAATGTGCATCGAGTGCAGCGCCTATCTCAGTATGCTGCATCACGCTGGCTCCCGCATCCAGGCGCACCGGGGCCAGAAAACGTAAGCGTGGCAATATAGTCCAGTAGCTATCCGGTGTTGCTTGCGGTAGTACACCCACTGGGTGGCGTATCCACCAGCCGGACAAATGGTTGACAGATACGCCAGGGATTGGTGTGATGGGAATAAAAGATTTTCCCACTTGTATTACAGGGTAGAACAAGTAGCCTTTGATGAAAGCTTGTGTTTTTTTCAGCGCTACCCCTTGTGGCAGTGCTGCGCGCCCGGCGGGTGTGTGGCCTAATTCAAGTTGATGCTGAAATACGCGATCCAATTTAATATCGAGCCGGTCGCGCACCGCAAGGCCGATGAATGCATGTTGCTCGGACAATGGCTCCGCTTGCAGGTAGAACTTTACGGCGGTTTCCCAATGACAAGTATTTCCATCGGCATCACGAAATAAAAAGTCATATTCACCCAAGGTGCGTTGCGCATTTTGAACCTGCAAATTGGTGGCAAAAATTTGCGTATCAGGTATGTGCGCTAACCAGAATGCAATGAGCGATTCAAAATATTGGCCAAGGCGGCGTGTTGGACGCTGGGCAATAAAGTCATGCAGGCTGTGCGGGTCATGATCCAATCCAGCCAACCACTGGACACATGTTTTTAATTGCGCGCGGCACCATTCGTCTTCCACCACGCGTCCGGCATACGCCGCCCAAGTTTCATCCAGCAATCCCGGCGAACCGATAACCCACGCGAGGTCGCGGACAGTAGGGTCGCGTAATGAGTCCATGAACGAATCTTGCGGGAGGAGAGACATATTGACTAAAGTTGTTGTGGCAATGACGGC contains:
- a CDS encoding DUF262 domain-containing protein → MSTQSIQSQDIKISEVFQGFYSVPDYQREYVWQSEQVEQLLTDIYGELNGADPEKAPEYFIGSIVVCPSKNGVFDLIDGQQRMTTLFLILCAIRDRFEVLGYKAPGALAPQIATTSSDAHGRDVFRYRLDLQYEDSGDVLVGIADKKEDPANGQKTRSIENILNAYSSVMTFLTQQYGDNPDALRVFYGYFINKVKLIRIQTEDVAKALKIFETINDRGIGLDSMDLLKNLLFMKSDQDEFEALKKVWKELQDTIFDAGEKPLRFLRYFIFSSYSVEALREDEIYGWFSKNQKVCGYADDSLKFAKELLDAAKAYGLFLKGCDPSGKQRPELQSLQFLGGSAARQHLILLLAGRHLPDVLFSQLVREVENLFFIYVASRENTRDFERNFARWAPELKKAKTEETLQLFLRQRIEPSKAALSGRFDDAFKRMTSEELQVYRLRYILAKLNQYVEVSAYGETEGTKWLKNYVANEFQIEHIQPQKPCQEALDEFGNVSDPAIINRLGNLVLVEKPINASLGNKPYSKKRLVYPQSKLLLVHSISERPKIGTNTSIDRAVRELEPFADWNEEAVISRQAKLGSMAREIWNVPNTEKK
- a CDS encoding GNAT family N-acetyltransferase — translated: MSLQLNAPQPLATTHILDRFECGEGVLDEWLKRRAMVNQMSGASRTFVVADQDSHVYGYYAMAAGAVSHQMATSSVRRNMPDPVPVMVLARLAVDHHAQGIKLGASLLQDAVNRAVVVSQNAGVRALLVHALHDRAKEFYEHYGFQSSPLHPMTLMLRLNIGKA
- the glnE gene encoding bifunctional [glutamate--ammonia ligase]-adenylyl-L-tyrosine phosphorylase/[glutamate--ammonia-ligase] adenylyltransferase; protein product: MNTVIAPISANFDTVLQRALRGSRYAQRLLDSQEELLPWLRAHYAQPCNMDEMAAWLATIPVTNEDSLSRALRCLRKRVMLKLLTRDLGGLANLEEVMTCMSALAELSVGRAQNFIMETLVQQYGQPIGALSSTPQQLLVIGMGKLGGMELNVSSDIDLIFVYPEDGNSNGSRSISNHDFFTRLGRRLINLISELTQEGYVFRVDMRLRPYGDSGPLVMSFAAVEEYLVEQGREWERYAWIKARVISPAEYPATQELMQLVQPFIFRKYLDFGAFESMRKLHAQISQEVQRRDRIDNIKLGPGGIREIEFIAQVFQLIRGGRDASLRIRPTLQVLQLLRENDQLTPDTVIGLSAAYVFLRNLEHRLQYLDDQQTHGLPKNITDQALLAEDMGYPDYDAMLKQLNHHRSLVSGQFAQIFSTQKDNTITSTLWHENLNAEALQKDLGKLDYADTATLAERLLHIRDSGRYRQLPDTSRQRMDKLIPQFITLCAVPSNRDQTLLRILNLLESISRRASYLAFLAEYPKVLPRLIGLASASEWACEYLIKHPILLDELLDAREIYHAPDWIALDTELLTQLDQCNTDTERQMDVLRQFQHAQTFHLLAMDLQGLLPLETLSDHLSNLADLILHHVLQLCWRDARKKHQQQAQFAIIAYGKLGGRELGYSADLDLIFLYDDPHPDAAEIYARLAQRINTLLSSYTSAGRLYEIDLRLRPNGASGLLVSSIPAFAEYQQHHAWVWEHQALTRARFCAGDAQVGKQFEIIRTNVLRKPRDLNVLRQEIVAMRQKMLDTHPNDSNLFDIKHDRGGMVDIEFIVQFLILAHAHTEPKLTANSGNLALLLLAGELGLIKVELAEAVSNCYRNLRALQHKMRLNNQSPYRIDRKAIDTTSVLTLWEELLGPHGQEKR
- a CDS encoding DUF1778 domain-containing protein → MRDAAINLRALPEQRDLIDHAATLLGKNRSDFMLEAACSAAQAVILDQVFFSLNTDKFQQFTAMLDAPPSPNPGLERLMAVTAPWATVKA
- a CDS encoding DUF1853 family protein, encoding MDSLRDPTVRDLAWVIGSPGLLDETWAAYAGRVVEDEWCRAQLKTCVQWLAGLDHDPHSLHDFIAQRPTRRLGQYFESLIAFWLAHIPDTQIFATNLQVQNAQRTLGEYDFLFRDADGNTCHWETAVKFYLQAEPLSEQHAFIGLAVRDRLDIKLDRVFQHQLELGHTPAGRAALPQGVALKKTQAFIKGYLFYPVIQVGKSFIPITPIPGVSVNHLSGWWIRHPVGVLPQATPDSYWTILPRLRFLAPVRLDAGASVMQHTEIGAALDAHFAVSDESVQVIELQRNMDNSWREATRGFVMCSKWPVINT